From the Sphingomonas brevis genome, the window GTCGACGAACCGTGCATATATAGCGATGAACGGAGTAAGGCTAAAGTGAAATTCCTCCATTCGATGCTCCGGGTCTCAGATCCCGAATCCACTGTTGCATTCTTTCAACTGCTCGGCCTTGAAGAGCGACGGCGCATGGAAGTGCCCGAGGGCAAATACACGCTCATCTTCATGGGTGTGCCGGGCGACGACGGCGGCGAGGTCGAGCTGACCCACAATTGGGACGAGACCGGCTATGCTGGCGGGCGCAACTTCGGCCACCTAGCGTTCCGGGTCGACGATATCTACGCCACCTGCCGGAAGCTCATGGACAATGGCGTGACGATCCATCGGCCGCCGCGC encodes:
- a CDS encoding VOC family protein codes for the protein MKFLHSMLRVSDPESTVAFFQLLGLEERRRMEVPEGKYTLIFMGVPGDDGGEVELTHNWDETGYAGGRNFGHLAFRVDDIYATCRKLMDNGVTIHRPPRDGHMAFVKSPDGISIELLQKGHLEPAEPWTSMANVGSW